Proteins from one Nymphalis io chromosome 23, ilAglIoxx1.1, whole genome shotgun sequence genomic window:
- the LOC126777704 gene encoding uncharacterized protein LOC126777704, whose protein sequence is MTKRSWRNTGDIRSGVSPKPMRRLFQRSDRMKNLATSRDGCIRSTNWATCTDGTTKIDSSSCRYVFEGRLETVQYTTATILRPAIRDRLPRGEERTPLLQLQEGVTFNRRNVTPVEEKVMKQRTARCHAARCSIARVTRLPAAGMRPAFHTKKCRTAATNQAPIAALIAVGHGIHRMAECYQLILPVLHIRLVRVHLDDYL, encoded by the exons ATGACGAAGAGATCTTGGAGAAACACAGGCGATATAAGAAGCGGCGTGTCACCCAAACCGATGCGTAGGTTATTCCAACGTTCCGACCGGATGAAAAATCTAGCAACGTCAAGGGATGGTTGCATAAGATCGACCAATTGGGCGACGTGTACGGATGGGACAACAAAGATCGACAGTTCATCATGCAGATACGTCTTCGAGGGTCGGCTAGAGACTG TGCAGTACACCACAGCAACTATACTACGG CCAGCCATCCGCGACCGACTACCACGTGGCGAAGAGCGGACGCCGTTGCTACAATTGCAAGAGGGAGTGACTTTCAACCGAAGAAATGTTACGCCTGTCGAAGAGAAGGTCATGAAGCAAAGGACTGCAAGGTGCCACGCTGCGAGGTGTTCCATCGCCCGGGTCACACGTCTGCCAGCTGCTGGCATGCGGCCAGCTTTTCACACCAAAAA GTGCCGTACAGCAGCGACAAACCAGGCGCCAATAGCAGCGCTGATCGCCGTGGGACACGGCATACACAGGATGGCcgaatgttatcaattaatacttccggtcctgcatatacggctagttcgggtacatcttgatgattatttataa